Proteins encoded by one window of Cannabis sativa cultivar Pink pepper isolate KNU-18-1 chromosome 4, ASM2916894v1, whole genome shotgun sequence:
- the LOC115713274 gene encoding L10-interacting MYB domain-containing protein-like codes for METEVTQGKSKAVWDSTTHEKWIDLAVEQVRAGNRNGSHLSKLGWKNFIEKFNLKTGRNYDRKQMKNHWDNVKKEWQLWDSLLRGETGLGWDMQRQTVDAPNEWWEEKLQKYPDAAKFRVRGLEHSFKLDELFRDVTATGARAWAPTSGSLPPLYTEDHNDIEIDENSKESDHERVCQQIRKEKNLLDPNKKQFKKGKRNNSTTAKLSKQLDEICEAIKNRSSYIRTDPPGCSVQEVMDKLATLPGCEPMSPLFKVGTNLFMKKANREIFVALKEPKYQIEWLKEQDLNF; via the exons atGGAAACTGAGGTAACACAAGGAAAATCAAAAGCAGTTTGGGATTCAACAACACATGAGAAATGGATTGATTTAGCTGTAGAACAAGTGAGAGCTGGCAATAGAAATGGATCACATTTAAGCAAATTAGGTTGGaaaaattttattgaaaaatttaatttaaagacGGGTAGAAATTATGATCGAAAACAAATGAAAAATCATTGGGATAATGTTAAAAAGGAGTGGCAGTTGTGGGATTCATTACTTAGAGGAGAGACTGGACTTGGTTGGGACATGCAAAGGCAAACAGTTGATGCTCCTAATGAATGGTGGGAGGAAAAGTTACAA AAGTATCCTGATGCTGCTAAATTTCGAGTGAGAGGTTTAGAACATTCTTTCAAACTGGATGAGTTGTTTAGAGATGTTACCGCTACAGGGGCTAGAGCTTGGGCACCAACTTCTGGTTCACTTCCTCCTTTATACACAGAGGATCATAATGATATAGAGATCGATGAGAATTCAAAGGAAAGTGACCATGAGAGAGTGTGTCAACaaataagaaaagagaagaatttactTGACCCAAATAAGAAGCAATTTAAGAAGGGAAAAAGAAATAATTCTACAACAGCAAAGTTGTCCAAACAACTTGATGAAATTTGTGAGGCAATAAAAAATAGGAGCTCATACATACGTACCGATCCTCCTGGATGTAGTGTTCAAGAAGTGATGGATAAATTAGCTACACTTCCAGGTTGTGAACCAATGAGCCCTCTATTCAAAGTTGGTACTAATTTATTCATGAAGAAAGCAAATAGGGAAATTTTTGTTGCTTTGAAGGAGCCTAAATATCAAATTGAATGGCTGAAAGAACAGGATTTGAACTTCTAA
- the LOC115713273 gene encoding uncharacterized protein LOC115713273, with protein sequence MDSDSDTEEINEECIQQAITEEMEIDELVIIVTRTSVYYHNNFLVKEPCRNSPHTGWKFMMEILNGNDRRCHEMFRMEKHVFCKLCDRLRSYGLKSSKGLRLEESVGMFMMILGHGAGNRMIQEHFQHSGETVSRQFTNVLEKMSMLALDEIKPPENFDEVSYYIRNNSRYWPYFKDCIGAIDGTHVRVSLPVDKQIPYIGRKGCPTQNIMAVCGFDMLFTFVWAGWEGTAHDTRIFLEALRNTNLNFPKPPNGKYYLVDAGYPNMKGYLAPYKGQRYHLPQFQQGSQPSGYKEVFNHAHSSLRSVIERCFGVWKARWQILHRMPSYGYDKQVAIVTASMALHNFIRRETINEMDFPSYDEANNDFVDDDVQNINLARDESEMGVVRDKIAAELMLR encoded by the exons ATGGATAGTGATTCAGATACAGAGGAGATAAATGAAGAATGTATACAACAAGCTATAACTGAAGAAATGGAAATTGATGAGCTAGTTATTATCGTTACAAGAACATCAGTATATTACCATAATAACTTTTTGGTTAAGGAGCCATGTAGAAATTCACCTCACACTGGTTGGAAATTTATGATGGAAATACTTAATGGAAATGATCGACGTTGTCATGAGATGTTTCGAATGGAAAAACATGTTTTTTGTAAACTATGTGATAGATTGAGAAGTTATGGGTTAAAGTCCAGTAAAGGGTTGAGACTAGAAGAGTCGGTTGGTATGTTTATGATGATTTTAGGACATGGAGCAGGTAATAGAATGATTCAAGAGCATTTTCAACATTCAGGTGAAACTGTTAGTAGACAATTTACAAATGTATTGGAAAAAATGAGTATGCTTGCTTTGGATGAAATCAAACCACCTGAAAATTTTGATGAAGTCTCGTATTATATACGAAATAATTCAAGATATTGGCCCTACTTTAAG GATTGTATTGGAGCTATAGATGGAACACATGTTCGAGTTTCACTTCCCGTAGATAAACAAATTCCATACATTGGAAGAAAGGGTTGTCCTACGCAAAATATTATGGCTGTATGTGGATTTGATATGTTGTTCACATTTGTGTGGGCAGGATGGGAAGGAACAGCACATGATACTCGTATATTTCTTGAAGCATTAAgaaatacaaatctaaattttCCTAAACCACCCAATG GTAAGTATTATTTAGTTGATGCAGGGTATCCAAATATGAAAGGTTATTTAGCTCCATATAAAGGGCAAAGATATCATCTTCCTCAATTTCAACAAGGTAGTCAACCTAGTGGCTATAAAGAAGTATTTAACCATGCTCATTCATCATTACGTAGTGTTATTGAGCGTTGTTTTGGTGTATGGAAAGCACGTTGGCAAATTTTGCATCGAATGCCAAGTTATGGATATGATAAACAAGTAGCTATCGTTACTGCTTCAATGGCTTTACATAATTTTATTAGGAGGGAGACTATTAATGAGATGGACTTTCCGTCTTATGATGAAGCAAATAATGATTTTGTAGACGATGATGTACAAAATATCAACTTAGCAAGAGATGAGAGTGAAATGGGAGTTGTCCGTGATAAAATTGCAGCGGAACTCATGCTGAGATAA